The stretch of DNA AGTGAAAATTCCAGTGCTAAGCCCTGACAATTACTTGTTATTAGTTGGTAGATCATGGTTATTATGATCTACCCATTAACCCTTTAATGAACTTTAATTTCTTAAAGATCACATTAAGATTGctccttaaaacaaaaaagtttgaaagaaaaaataataatatagtagAAAGTAGTTACTAAAGCAAATCACTGAAAGATAAAAGAATGTGCCTTGTAAGCAGGCGCTAAACATTGACTTTACTATTAAAGCTGAAGAAGAGATACTGTGAatctttgcaaattccatgatttcaattgtcattgttgttttattttctccaaaatacCATAAAAATACTTTCTGGTTGAATTACATACAAAATTTAATCCATAAAATCattatacagtcatgcactgcaatGGGAATGCGTTCTGATGAATGCATCCTTGGGTGATTTTGTCACTGTGTGAACTTCGTtaagagtgtacttacacaaacatagatggtatagcctattgttgCTAGGCTGTAAGCTTGTAAAGTGTGTTACTGTACTGAGTACTAtaagcaactgtaacacaatggtactTGCGTATCTAAACCAATCTAAATagagaaaaggtacaataaaaatatggtataatggattaaaaaaacagtACACCTGTACAGGGCACTTACcataaatggagcttgcaggactggaagctgctctgggtgagtcagtgagtgagtggtgagagAATGTGAAGACTTAATTGCTGTACACTACTGCAGACATGATAAACCATGTACGCTTAGGCTACagtaaattcataaaataattttagttctcCAATAATAAACTGACCTTAGCTTACTAGAGCTTtttaactttaaacatttttaattttgtaaaattttttgactcttttgtgaTAACACTTAGCTTAAGCACACATTGTTCAACTGcacaaaaattttctttatatccttattctctAAGCatgtttctattaatttttttttactttttaacttgttttgttaaaaactaagacacatacacacacataaacctAAGCCTACCCgtggtcaggatcatcaataccactgtcttccacctccatatCTTGTCCCACTTGAAGGTCTTCAGGGTCagtaacatgaatggagctgtcatctatgataacaatgccctcttctggaatacctcctgaaggacctgcctgaggctgttttatagttaattttttaaataaataggagtacactgtaaaataataaaagtatattgtatagtaaatacataaatcagtaaTATGTTTTATTATCACTATCAAGTATTATGCACTgaacataattgtatgtgctagacttttatatgactggcaatgcaggtttgtttacaccaggcATCACCACAAACTCATGAGTAATGTATTGTGCCACAACATTACAATGTCGCTAGgtaacaggaatttttcagctccattataatcttatgggaccaccatcatatatgcagtccatcattgaccaaGACATCATTAAGAGATACATCACTGTACTTATTACTCACCAACAGAAATAATGTATattatgtacaaaaataaatgaattaaaattaaacgAATACTTGATAAATGACAAGTTATATAAAAGTCAATTTCTGattctaaaaaatacatatgttaataCTTTTTCTACAGAGCATGGAAAATACATTAAATGTTATAGAACATTTAGCAAATAATGTCAAAGAAAAGTTATCAGAGAAGCAGGCTTATTCATTTCAACTAAGTAAAGAAACGGAGGAGCAGAAGCCAAAATTAGAAAGAGTGACCAAGCAGGTATTGACATCTTTTAGAAACTGACctttcatatttacatttttgaagtCCCAAATCCTCcttcatctattaaaaatattaaattctggAAAACAGGTTTATAGAATAATTGACTATTATTTACTAACAGTGTGCAAAACTCACAAAGGAAATCCGTCTTTTGAAAGACACAAAAGATGAAACACTGGAAGAACAAGACATCAAACTTCgtgaggtgaaacagtttcacAAGGTTATTGATGAAATGTTAGTTGATATCatagaagaaaatgctgagaTCCGTATTATCCTTCAAACATACTTTCAACAGGTAATACAGCACCTTCTATTGAATATATTCTTAAAcacttcatgaaaataaaaacttttatgaCATTCATCATGAAGTGAAAGCTAATTAAAAGCATTTCTCTTCTAAAAACCGGTAAGTAGTACTAATGATTGCTATTGAATATTCTTCCAGAGTGGGTTAGAACTACCTACGGCTAGTATTAAAGGCAGTCGTCAGAGTTCTAGATCTCCTTCACATACTTCACTACTATCAGCAAGGTAAGTGGAAGGTTAAAAAAATCTGCTTAACCCTCACAGCTGTACACTAAGTGATCCCAGCCACTTCTACATTACCGCAGCTGTTGGACAGGCCCACGGACTCAAGGCCAGTGCTCTTTTCACCCTCAGACATCTCACTAGTCAGCATCAGATAGATTAGATGCAGAAACAGCCAACAGAACAAGAATTTTCTTCTGACTTCTGCTGGTGTCACTATTTCCGGTATAGCTCAAGTGCTCTGTGACTATCAGTTATTTCAGTaggataaaacagaaataaatttggGGGTTACATCTAGCATTTGGGGGTGAACCCCAAGTtgggggaaatttttaaaaaacatataaggGCAGCTTAGATGTAAAGACatataaaacatgatttttatgattaaaaccacATTGTGGTATTTTACATAATCAGGATTTGACTTTATGAAGCTTTATTTTGctaaaaaggaaactttttttttcttctgcagttgTTATCCACAGTTCTATCACCAGATGCTTAAAGCAACATTCTTGTGCTTTGCTGacaaaaatttattaataatgaTCCTGATTTTAGAATTCACAATCTCCTGCATTCAGCAGCTACTTATTAAATTACTATTCCTTAGTCCAGGTAAAAATTTCATGAAGAGGCCCctaaaaaacagtgtttcatttaagtaaaaaaaaactgtttctatATAATTGAACATCCCTGTACtttcataaaatacatatttaaaacttatttcacaATTATATAGCTAGTTGTTTTTCAAATGACCCCACCACTTTATTCATCAATATGCCTCTCACTCTTCTCTTCAGCTTAAATTACAAAAggtatcattttataatttttgccagCACCAAATCCTCTTGGCCCTCTTTCCTGTCTTGGAAACTTTCAATGCTTAATGATTCCAACTCTAAAAAACTGATTATAGTTCAAAGCATTTTTACCACGTAGGAACATACTTACTGAACTACTTTTCTACTGGTTTGGAACTCATCTAtgttcatctttcttttcctctttaaactttttgttatttattgatGGTCATTTAAAAACTTATTAACACTACTAATAATGCACTTTTTTGATCTCTTTACTTATGGAATCATTATTTTGCCAATAATGAGAGGGCCTATACTGAAATACAAACCTTGCATTACATTTATAATTCTGGTTTTTCTTCTAGGTCATCTAGGAGTACAAGTACATCTACTTCTCAGTCTTCAATTAAAGTACTGGAGCTTAACTTCCCGGCCTCCTCTTCACTAATAGGCAGCCCTTCTAGGCCAACTAGTGCTAGAAGTAGCTCTAGTAATGGTAAGAGCAAAAAGAGCagcaaataaacattttaatctcttctgaaaaagttttaaacacaaaaacaaaagtatactttaaaatacaaaacgACCCAACACATTTTATCTAGTGGAAAGTGTAAAAACTTAGTGGTAAAtgtaaaacctattttttttttaaaaaggaacattcTCATTTTCTCCATACTGAAGAAAAACATTAATAGCAGATTCTTGATAAGGCTACATATTATATAAGCATAGAAAAAAATGCTGTATTTCACTGTAATTTTGATGTTCATAGTGTTAGAAAATAGTTTGCTTCATTATTTCACGAAACTACACTCATTTCTAATGTAACAATCTTTCAAGAAGAAATGTCTAAAAATTTACTGTACTATTATGAGCTTATTACAATGTGAAAATCTCATTTACCCTACAAGACACCAAAATTAGGTTTTCTTTATTCAAAGTAACTATTTCTCAGACTTTTGGGGAGGAAAATTGTTAAAGGcagtttcttcttttgctgtAATTTTTAACCAAAAAATAGCATCAACCCCCCAcacacccccccaaaaaaaaccaaCTGATAAGAGAAACACTGTATATCAATTTTAATATGCagcttaaatttataaaaatcactTCTGACCTTGAAAGAAATCAAACGTATTAAAGATTTGCCAACCAAgtataaagaatataattttgaaattttcttgatttaataaacaatttaatgAAAACTAGATAGGACATGATTTGCAATAGAAATTTCATTTAGTTTGAGGTAGACTGCCAAATACAGTAGTTTTTCCAGTTAATACTTTATTATAACATGTGCCCAACACTTTGTACTCTTGGAATGGTGTGGAATATTAGAAAACtggattttaaataaatgtattagaaTTCATGAATGTAAATGTTGTCTCCTTCAAACCTTGGGAAAAAATACTCATTACAACTGTCATTATTTTAGAActgttgtttgtatttctttctgaaaAGCAGTAGTGGTAGTGAATAGTTCTCCtgattatttgttgttttgttttagatacaGGAAAAGGCATAGCAAAGTCCAAAGAATAAGGTGGGCAGAAAAAAACGCTAGGTAATAAAATTTCTGGCTAAACTACTGCTCTAATGCATGAGATTTATAAGACCTAAAAACTGATTAAAGTCACTTTGCTCATCAAAGTTCTTATTCTCCAGCCCTATGCTAGTTTGGGAATTActtaaaacttgaaataatattaaacacTGTTCtatgaaggcagaggttgtatcTTACTGCCTCTGTAACCTTGGATAGTTACTTCCCTCTTTTCCTCATTTATACTATAAACACAGAAAGTTACCTACAAGTTTATTGAATtggataatataaaaaaaaatgcacaggGCTTGACAAACAGAAATTGCACTATCTAACAATCTCTACTTACCGAGTTGCCACCTGGAGCTTAGCAAAGTATTTGTGGAATCGTTTGGTTCTTAGGCCAGCATACAAATCTACATTTAATCCTTAAATAACAGTTCTAACTTCAGTGTACTAATGATAAATGGTAAGACAGGGGATCAACCTATCTCCAAATCTGGACACTTATCCTCATATCCAAAAGTCATGCTTCATCTGCTTATGGAGACCAAGATATGGCAAGATATGATCTTGAGAAAAATTACTGACGATGTCGCTGGGGATTCTTGACAATGTAAATCCCCAGTAATTTTTGCTGTGATGAGCTTGCTTAGAAATTGGTTTGTATACTCTGCTtaacatggcaaaaactgcaattacttttgcacctacCTAATAAATTCAGGCAGCGTACAGGATAAGGTACTATTCTCTTACACAGAATGGGGTGTAATAGCCATTCAGACTGATGAGAGATATCTCATTTGGTTTTAACTTGCAGTTCTCTAagtagtgatgttgagcattattTTATACGCTTCTTGGCCATTTttacgtcttcttttgaaaaatatctattcatgttttctgctcacttttggatggggttttttttgGCTGTTgaattccttgtaaattctggatgaGTCCCCTGCCTGATGCATAGTTTGTATATTTTGTCCcgttctgcaggttgtctgttcacttgtgttatttcttttgctgtgcaagaACTTCGTAGGTTACTTAAgtcccattttgtttttgttgtgtttaagACACCAGTCtggctgtcacccaagctggagtgcagtggcacaatcagagctcactgcagcctcgaactcctgggctcaagcgatcctcccgcatagctgggactataggcatgcaccaccacacccaacttatttgtaaattttttgtagagatggagtcatgctgcattgcccaggccagtctcaaacttctagcctccagcaatcctcctccctcagcctcaagtgctgggattacaggcatgagtcactgtactcAGCCCCTCTTGCTTGCACTTTTGAGGTCTGAATCATGAATGTGCCTACACCAATGTTGGTAGGTTGGCAGGGGGTAAGGGATGAGAAATTATGAAATGGGTTTACAATGTACATcatttgggtgatggttacactagaagcccagacttcaccactatacgaTATATCCACGTAACAAAAATgtacttgtaccccttaaatttatatgaattgaggaaaaaaacatttttaaatgttgtttaaaattttagGCTGTAGTAGGGATTCCAAAATGTCAAAGGCTATGCCAAGAGGTAGTTTTCACTCATTATAAACACCACAATGTAGGACACTATGTAAAGATGATACTGGAGCTATTAATACATAGAATTAAGGACTCATTTAAGACGAATTTCTTAAAGAATCTTCTTCTTGGTGCAAAGACTAATGCTTTGAGTGACTAGCTGATTTCTACCATGATTATCTATTGCTCTTGAGCAGggtttcttttcactcttccatttgcaaaacaaatttcagatttttcactAGGCTCTCATCACTGGAGTTTGGTAGACACAAATAATACACACTCAGTACTTAAGGCCTAGACATTTTACTGTTGGCAAGAACTGCAAGACAGAACAAGGAATAAGTCTCTTCTTCCTCTATTATTCTCCCTCACTTAGACCTCTGCAGATACCCAGCTACCCATCCACTTATCTAGTGTCACTGTGACAGTATCTAATGCCCATTATAATTTACAGTTTTGAAAATCTTAAACTGCAAAGACTCCAATAACATCATAAACCCAGTACTTATGAGTCCTATCTCTATCTCCCAAAGAATATACTACCCTATTTTCACAATTTCGGGAGGATCTTTATAATCCAAGTCTCTTTGTTCGTCAGCTGTAGCTGCTGGAATTTATTCTGAGTAAAACCAGGCTCtagtttatctatttatttattcagactCTGAGAAAGGGGCCATCAGAGAAGCATCAAGGCACAAGAGGCGGTAAGGAGAAATGCAGGTCAGATTTAAAAACATGCCTAATGCCCTCTGGACTGAACATCTGCAATACGAGGACAGTTTCCCAATTTTCTTTCCCTAGAAAAAAGCCAGATTTACATTGTGCTTCTCTGCTACTGTTATGTTTTTGCTAAaaggattctttttcttttctgatttaccCTTGCGTGGAATACAGGCCTTAAGGGCCTTGCAAATATTTAACGTTAAAAAGCGTTTTATGGCTATGCTAGCAATGAGGTAAAAAATAACAATGGAGAAATAAGCAAAATGGGCTCTTATTCAACTTTTATGATCTTATTCTTAAGGCACTTATGCTGGGTGGAAGCCAATGACTGTTCACAAACCACTTTTAATCAAATCAGGCTTTAGAGGAAAATTAAGACATATAATctaccatttaaaaattaaaaaaaaatttgagcaaaaaatgtaatatttaaactGATAAATATAAGTGTTCAAGAAACATTCGAACATATAATCTTTCAAAAGCTgatgatttttaatttaacagaaaaatcaatttttataaaaatgatccAAGTGTTCAATGCACAAATTTTTCTCTCAAACAGCAGGATAAGATGGACCCAGGAATTCTCATATACCGTAATCGAATGAAGAAACAGTACTTTCAGAGAATTATCTTTAAGTGAAGAAATTCAAATTGTCAGAGTAATATactatacataaacatatacataaaaagtttaaaaaccaagCTGTGACAAGGGACCTACAACTGAAACAAAATTTGAGAAAAGCTTAAAAGCATTTGTTTCCTgtaatctctacaaataattttaggAGCAGAGATTTCTGCACTGAACTGTTATGACTAAAACACCCAAAAACTTAATGGCATTCTGTGTGATGGTGCTGATATCCTTGGTGTATTAATTTTTtgacttatttcctttttctttttcaaattcagCTATCTGATTAAATATATTCAGTAAATTCtgaggtaaattttttttaacactgcTTTCTGAGTGTTCTTTGCTACTTAGTGCATCTTCTTCTGGAACCTCTGTTTTGATATCCTCCCCATAATTGTCCTCTCTTTCATATTCTCCTTGATTTGTATTTAATCGGTATCTTTGCTCATGTCTACTGAAATCACGTGGTCCAGAGTgagtatattttttgtatttctcaacTGACTTCCACGAGTAGTCTGAGCTTGCTGGCGAGGTAGAATGCCTCACAGAACCTGGTTCACACCTTCTATAGTGCTCTTTTCTTCCCTCTATATCCTTTTCAAATCTCCTATAACCATAAATCTTGTCCTCTGAATTCCTACAGAAGGATTCTGAGGAATTTCTTCTACTGGAAAAATGTCTTTCTGATTTGTATGGCTTTTCTGTTTTGCTACTACCTGCTTGGGTTCTATAGCTATTATAAAAATCTCTTGGATCTTCAGACCTACCTCCAAAATCATCCGGTATTTCAAGTGAAGATGAAGAGAGAGGGCAtctatctttctcttttatcTGTGTCTTTTCATACTGTAACCTATCCTGCTTCCCCAGTAGTTTCTCCACTTCTTGTTTATGGTTAAGAAAAGATGCTGAAGTATTAGCTGGAACTGGGTAGCACTCATCTTTCCTATTCTGATCTATCTGACTTGAGGATGCCCTAGATGAATGCCTTCTGGAACTGCGAGAAGACTCTGAACGGTTCCTCTTATGTTTCTTATGCCTTTTGTGaccagaagaggaagaggatgatgATGAAGACACTGATTCATCAGCAGAAGAAACACTTGAAGAGGAAGAagttgattttcttcttttcttctttagcctaaAAAAAACAGTTAACCTGTCAtatatgtacaaaaatgtttctaaattatTCATAAAGATGTGGGCCCAATTTGTTTCCTTTCAAGATTTTATAAAAGCTGTGGTTCAGATAAATTATACAATAATTTTGGCTATTACAAGATCTGATTTTACTATTAAGCACTTTTGGGGGAAAAATGCTTGCAGACAGGTATCATTGTAAGCAAATCCATCATTTCTGAAAGACAGACTTTTTTCAACACTACCTTAAAAACTTAAGACTACTGAACACATAAAGGAGAACTCAAGTTTTTTATTTGGCTACCTCTAGTTCATGGTTTCTTCACCTGATTACTGGTATTTTCAgccaaataattctttgttgggggtgggggtgggagctaACTTGTGCATTACGGAAAGTTTAATAGCATCCCTGACCATTATACACTAGATGCAGTAGCACCCTATCAGTTATggcaatcaaaaatgtctccagatctTGTCAAATGTCCCCGGGGGAATAAATCCCCTAGttcagaaccactgctctagttctaaaacatttcttcctaaaatataattaaagtaacttattctatattttaattctaagatacattttttttgtagaattctAGCCTTAAATTCCACTTCATCTCTTTAATAGGAAAATACATGGAACACATATTTGCTAAAGATTCTTAACAGTCATTGATTATCACTTGAAatacttctatatttttatttactttaccTCCAGTATGGCACTTTGGGTTCAATTCAGTAGTTGCCTTaagtttaaaaatactgaatattatagtttacctcttctcttcttttaagaGCTTACGCAACTTTTCTGcacttgtttctattttctttgttttctgcttttcttccttttcagctTGTTTTTCTCTTAATTCCAAAGATTTCTTTTAGAACCCAGATATCGAAAAAAACCACACGTTAAAAATAGCAGCATATATAAAACCCAGTATTCAAAAGACCATCCCCAGTCAGAAACCCAATTTAGTAAAACCAAATCACCATAGAGCCAGcattaaacagtatttttttaacataaaaaaattagtcatacAGATGTTTGGCATTAGTCATTGAAATGGCCAGGACAGCATTGAGGACCATATTGCAGTTGGTATCCCATAAAAAAAGGGGAAGCCATTGCAGTGGTACCCATGACCCAGAGTgcaagaaaggttaaaaaaaaaaaaagtacataaaaattatttttaaaaattgaaaaatgtaaacaggacacattttacaaataaaattcaaataaagacatttcattAAGGTGAATTGAAGGAGGAATCACCATGTTCAAATacaaaccatttaaaaaaatagcacagCCCAGTTGGATGCATGATTACATAGGAAATCATTTTCCAGTTTGTGGATGGGGATGAGCAGCACCAGATGTCACAGACACAGCAGCAATGGTCCAATTCAGAAGAAAATGCATGAGAAAACATCATCATCAGTATTACaggaaaagacaatttaaaatatgtCTCATATAGGTTTTTATAATTAACTCAATTATAGTAGCAACAATGGTAATTTAAAAACCACCAGGTAAGCTCActacaaagacatttctcaaaacaacaTACCAAATTTAGGTAATAGTTTTCTCATAGctatttttactttcaattatggaCAAAAACAGGGGCACTACGAAGCAATGTCAAACCCAATTAGGCAGAACTGTacctaaaaagaaacttttcatAATGCCTTACTTAAGTAATCTAGAAGTTTCCCTTAGAAGAAAATTAAGTTTCGGCATTATTTCAAATATCACTAAATTTCTAAGAGGAAATAAGGAATCACCTGCATATATTTATGAAGTTTCTGCAAAGCATCCTCTGCATCTTTAAAAGTCTCATCCAAAGTCAAAGCTTTTTTATAGTAactttcagcatttaaaaacttttcttcttcttctaacctaaatttaaaagaaagatttagcttttttataaaaacaacaaaaaaggttttTTTATAAAAACCTATCCAAATATGCATACAGGTCAGAGGCTTATATGAGAGAGCTTACTAGGGAAAAGCCACATTtagtaaattattttccaaaataaaataccaaaataatatGCTTTTTACTGTAATTTATTTCAAAGACCACATAAACAGAAATCCATTACTAGTAACTAATGTCCAATATTGGCACATTTTGCAGTAATACATGAAAACCCATAATAAATGGGTGTCCACTAATTTAGTATAATCTTGAACTGTAGCACATAATTATACCAGCAGGCTCTTTTTCCTTAGCAGTTTATGAAAAATTATCTATAGAAAATTTTGGAAATCTTTGGAAATACcaacatacacatatatcacaACGAGCCTGTAAATAGCATAATCATTAAATGAAGCTCATAAGTGTGGGTTGTGAAACACCAGAATGAGAAAGTTTGGACACAGAGAAGTCAAAGGACGTTGCAAAGTGTTTTTGGTTCTTAGAAGGAAAAAGTAATTACTGTAAAACAAATACAATGGGATCACTTTTGTGTCAGTAGACTGGATATGGGAAACAAAGGACAAGTCAAAGATGAGCAATATCTCTGGCTTAGGTAACTGCAAGGTATTGCTATTCACTCAGCTAAAAGACACCAATACAAGGCTATAAGATAACCACATACAAATAGGTACTAGTTATCTACCAAGGAAGAATGTAAAAAGTTGCTCCAATCATTACATAGAAGTTCCTATGAATTGTAAATGAATATTGCGAAATTTAATTAACTTGGAATTTGTGATCACAAACAGGAATGACTATACAAATAGTATAGCCCTTAAACCAAAAAATCTGAGTGTATTATCCAGGGAAAGAGTATTTGCCTAATCTCTTgtacttttccatttatttattgaaaccaAGAGTGTTCTAAATTAAGtgcttaggccgggcgcagtggctcatgcctgtaatcccagcactttgggaggccgaggagggcggatcaggaggtcaggagatcgagaccatcctggctaacacagtgaaaccccgtctctattgaaaaaaaaaaaatacaaaaaattagccgggtgtggtggcgggcgcctgtagtcccagctactcgggaggctgaggcaggagaatggcgtgaacccgggaggcagagcttgtagtgagccgagaccgtgccactgcactccagcctgggcaacatagcgagactccatctcacaaaaagaaaaaaaaaaaaagaaaaaaaaataaataaattaagtgcTTAAGAAACTATTTCCTTATGTTAAGTTCAAAATTTTTTAGTAGTTGGTTGAACATTAGACCTCTACTATTAAACAAAATCTGATACTTACTGTCCTCCTCTCTCTACAAGTGTCTGGCAGAGGTATTTTCTTGCATTTCTGTGAGTTGGACAG from Piliocolobus tephrosceles isolate RC106 chromosome 2, ASM277652v3, whole genome shotgun sequence encodes:
- the TTC14 gene encoding tetratricopeptide repeat protein 14 isoform X1, with the protein product MDRDLLRQSLNCHGSSLLSLLRSEQQDNPHFRNLLGSAAEPTRGPPPQQPLQGRKEKRVDNIEIQKFISKKADLLFALSWKSDAPATSEINEDSEDHYAVMPPLEQFMEIPSMDRRELFFRDIERGDIVIGRISSIREFGFFMVLICLGSGIMRDIAHLEITALCPLRDVPSHSNHGDPLSYYQTGDIIRAGIKDIDRYHEKLAVSLYSSSLPPHLSGIKLGVISSEELPLYYRRSVELNSNSLESYENIMQSSLGFVNPGVVEFLLEKLGIDESNPPSLMRGLQSKNFSEDDFASALRKKQSASWALKCVKIGVDYFKVGRHVDAMNEYNKALEIDKQNVEALVARGALYATKGSLNKAIEDFELALENCPTHRNARKYLCQTLVERGGQLEEEEKFLNAESYYKKALTLDETFKDAEDALQKLHKYMQKSLELREKQAEKEEKQKTKKIETSAEKLRKLLKEEKRLKKKRRKSTSSSSSVSSADESVSSSSSSSSSGHKRHKKHKRNRSESSRSSRRHSSRASSSQIDQNRKDECYPVPANTSASFLNHKQEVEKLLGKQDRLQYEKTQIKEKDRCPLSSSSLEIPDDFGGRSEDPRDFYNSYRTQAGSSKTEKPYKSERHFSSRRNSSESFCRNSEDKIYGYRRFEKDIEGRKEHYRRCEPGSVRHSTSPASSDYSWKSVEKYKKYTHSGPRDFSRHEQRYRLNTNQGEYEREDNYGEDIKTEVPEEDALSSKEHSESSVKKNLPQNLLNIFNQIAEFEKEKGNKSKN